In the Myxococcales bacterium genome, one interval contains:
- the dnaN gene encoding DNA polymerase III subunit beta produces the protein MQFTIAKEELLRGLARAQSVIEKKSTLPILSNVLVEASGSVVTLVATDLEVGVKSLCEAVVETEGSITVNAKKLFEICKELDTDEIHLKVLPNDWVEISSGAFSSRLVGLSSEDYPVLPSADADVQFAINGALVGEMIDKTQFAISTNETRYYLNGIYFLTAETDAGKTLRLVATDGHRLNMCEKPLPAEIDFSIDGIIVPKKGVVELRKLVSEAEGDISLGVKERTIIARRADVELIIRLIDGEYPDYQQVVPKNNDKVITCRLDHLTRALRRVAVMATELNKGVRLSLERGALEISCNNPNLGTAEERVEAIYDGPGLEIGFNARYILDVLNVMNSEDVLLELADSLSPCIMRSPGEVGFLAVIMPMRLE, from the coding sequence ATGCAATTCACGATCGCCAAGGAAGAATTGCTCCGTGGCCTGGCGCGGGCGCAAAGCGTCATCGAGAAAAAATCGACCTTGCCCATCCTGTCCAACGTGCTGGTCGAAGCCAGCGGCAGCGTCGTGACGCTCGTGGCCACCGATTTGGAAGTTGGCGTGAAGAGCCTGTGCGAGGCGGTGGTCGAAACGGAAGGTTCGATCACGGTCAACGCCAAAAAGCTGTTTGAGATCTGCAAAGAATTGGATACCGACGAGATTCACTTGAAGGTTCTGCCGAACGATTGGGTGGAAATCAGCAGCGGTGCTTTTTCCTCGCGGTTGGTCGGTTTGAGCTCGGAAGATTATCCGGTTTTGCCGTCGGCCGACGCCGATGTTCAATTCGCGATCAACGGCGCGCTGGTTGGCGAAATGATCGACAAAACGCAATTCGCCATCAGCACCAACGAAACGCGCTATTACCTCAACGGCATTTATTTTTTGACGGCGGAAACCGATGCCGGCAAAACCCTGCGCCTGGTGGCGACCGACGGCCATCGACTGAACATGTGCGAAAAGCCGTTGCCGGCGGAAATCGATTTTTCCATCGACGGCATCATCGTTCCGAAAAAGGGCGTGGTGGAATTGCGCAAGTTGGTTTCCGAGGCGGAAGGCGATATTTCACTGGGCGTGAAAGAGCGCACCATCATCGCGCGGCGCGCCGACGTGGAACTGATCATCCGCCTGATCGACGGCGAATACCCCGATTACCAGCAGGTTGTGCCGAAAAACAACGATAAAGTGATTACCTGCCGCCTGGATCACCTGACCCGCGCCCTGCGTCGCGTGGCGGTCATGGCGACTGAACTAAATAAAGGAGTTCGGCTTTCGTTGGAACGCGGCGCCCTTGAAATTTCCTGCAACAATCCAAACCTCGGCACCGCCGAGGAACGGGTCGAGGCTATTTACGACGGGCCCGGACTCGAAATCGGTTTCAACGCCCGCTATATTCTCGACGTGCTCAATGTGATGAACAGCGAGGACGTTCTGTTGGAACTGGCCGATTCGCTTTCGCCGTGCATCATGCGTTCGCCCGGCGAGGTCGGCTTCCTGGCGGTGATCATGCCGATGCGGCTGGAATAA